In a single window of the Micrococcaceae bacterium Sec5.7 genome:
- the tatA gene encoding Sec-independent protein translocase subunit TatA gives MGRLFEGPWPIVIIIIVALLLFAAPKLPAMARSLGQSMRIIKSEVKEMKNDGKPEAKDDSDPVEGRIVNHQQAKTQNGEPSDGTDVPPSNRV, from the coding sequence GTGGGACGACTGTTTGAGGGCCCGTGGCCCATCGTAATTATTATCATCGTAGCTCTGCTTCTTTTTGCAGCGCCCAAGCTACCCGCAATGGCGCGCAGCCTTGGCCAGTCGATGCGGATTATCAAGTCCGAGGTCAAGGAAATGAAGAACGACGGCAAGCCTGAGGCCAAGGATGACTCAGATCCCGTTGAGGGCAGGATCGTCAACCATCAGCAGGCCAAGACGCAGAACGGCGAGCCGAGCGACGGCACCGACGTTCCGCCGTCGAACCGCGTTTGA
- the tatC gene encoding twin-arginine translocase subunit TatC codes for MALMDHLRELKNRLLKSAIGLVIGAVGGWILYDPVLGALKEPVDRIAEHTGGTSSVNFSSIASPFDFKLQLSLLIGAVISSPVWIYQLWAFVTPGLTKKERHYTLGYMAAAVPLFLAGIWVGWLVVPQVVRALTQFTPAGFSNLIDARDYVDFVTRMVLFLGLAFLVPVVLVGVNMAGIIRGQTILKAWRITVFLVFVLAAVAAPGADALSMFLLAGPLLLLFFAAIALCILNDRSRDKRAAKKAAESEATADVATPGSELRNL; via the coding sequence ATGGCCCTGATGGATCACCTCCGGGAGCTCAAGAACCGGCTCCTCAAGTCCGCGATCGGCCTTGTTATCGGCGCCGTCGGCGGATGGATTCTCTACGATCCGGTTCTGGGTGCGCTCAAAGAGCCCGTGGACCGGATCGCAGAGCATACCGGCGGGACGTCGTCAGTCAATTTCTCGAGTATTGCCTCACCATTTGATTTCAAGCTTCAGCTGTCCTTGCTGATCGGCGCTGTTATCTCCAGCCCGGTCTGGATCTACCAGCTATGGGCGTTTGTCACCCCGGGGCTGACCAAAAAGGAGCGGCACTACACGCTGGGTTACATGGCAGCGGCCGTCCCGCTCTTCCTTGCAGGCATATGGGTGGGGTGGCTGGTGGTTCCCCAGGTTGTGCGGGCGCTGACACAATTCACACCGGCCGGTTTTTCAAACCTCATCGATGCCCGCGACTACGTTGATTTCGTCACGCGAATGGTGCTCTTCCTTGGGCTGGCATTTCTGGTGCCGGTAGTGCTGGTCGGCGTCAACATGGCGGGAATCATCCGCGGACAGACCATTCTCAAGGCCTGGCGCATTACCGTATTCCTTGTGTTTGTACTGGCGGCCGTAGCTGCCCCGGGCGCAGACGCCCTGTCCATGTTCCTCCTCGCCGGGCCGCTGCTGCTGCTGTTTTTCGCTGCCATCGCCCTGTGTATTCTTAATGACCGCAGCCGTGACAAGCGGGCAGCAAAAAAGGCTGCCGAGTCAGAAGCCACCGCCGACGTCGCAACGCCCGGCTCCGAGCTGAGGAATCTCTAG